A stretch of DNA from Vidua chalybeata isolate OUT-0048 chromosome 3, bVidCha1 merged haplotype, whole genome shotgun sequence:
TCACAGAAGCTCGTTGTTTCTATGGCTTCCAGATTGCCATGGAAAATATACATTCAGAAATGTACAGTCTCCTTATTGACACCTACATTAAGGATTCAAAGGAGAGGTTTGTATTGCTTGATGATGAAAAGTTCAGAACTCAGTAAATACTCAGAATTTAGGTAATGCATGTCAGTTCTGACTTTCAGACTAATTGTAGGACGTAAATTAGACATACATAAAAAGCCACTGCTGTTTAAGAGCAGTTTTATTTCACAATGTCTTTTTTCATCTCAGTACTGGAATGAAGGAATTACACAATGTAGAAGGTGGAGCAGTCAAAGGGAGTATAATAAATTTTAAGTGAGTTTTACTGTTACTGAAAAAGCTTGCTGTGTCATTTCTACTCTGAGATGCTAAATTCTAGCAAGAGCTGCTCACATGAGAGGTCTGATGCCTTCATACTGTGACGTGGATTCCTGGTTAATCTCTGGCTTTGACAGCCTTGTTCAGGAGCACTTGGTGAAACAGTTCTCCCCTTGATATTGTAATGGGAATTCATGTGAACTGGTGTCGATGTGATGGGTATGTGAAGGAAAAAGTAGTTGATTGGAACAAATAGAGCTGCATTGGTGCCAGTAAGAGGGAGAAGGACAATTACCAGGATGAAGGTGCAGAGCATGTTTAAGTGATAAATACTGTTTATGGCAGTGAATTCTTATTTTGCTGATTTAGGATAGGCTGTTTTATCCTAATGAGTTTTATCTTTCTCAGGGAATTTCTTTTCAATGCTATTGAAACATTGCCATGTGTTAAAAAGAAGGCAGATTGGGCCATGTGCTGGATTGGGGACAAGAAAGCAACATATGGTAAGTACATCTATTGGAAACAAAGTGAAATTCCTCTTCTAAAGATAGAGGAACCACCATTTCTCCAGACTTCACAGTTAACAGGGATTATTGCTGTTGGAGAGAGAGTACATGCTGTCCAGTATAAGACACAGGTATAATTCtgaatgtgaagaaaataattgtcaTCTTCAAATGAGCTACTGACAGGAAATCTTTGTAAAATTGCTAACATCATGAATAATAAGGTCATGTGGCAATCATCATATGCCTGAGTAGATGATCAAACTGTAAATTGCTGCCACATGTCAGGACGTGTCATGGCTATCTATAGCCACTAGACATGTCTGGTTGGAGACTATAGCTCCTCTGCCTTGGTGGTTCCTTGTGTCTTGCTTCAAAGGTGAGATAGTACAAATCATTATTTCACTAGtattgaaacatttttcatgGCCAAAGATGAGCAGACACTGAGTTAAATCAGCTGCCAAAATGACTGCTCCTTTTAGTGAGCCATCTGAAAAAGGATAATATTGAGGGTTGACCCATGGGAAGGAGCCTTGGCTTCAGCTACTTAGGAGCTACTCTGATTAGTTCCTATTTCCTCtcatgtttgttttgtttaattatcAGAAATCTTTAATAATTTCTAAGCACAGCTCATAGTACACTTGGGCAGAAACACCTTCATTTGCTTCACAGGATGCAGTTTGCAACTTTTGTGTATCAATCCTGTTAAGTTTTCTGTGTGGTATTACTATCAATATTCTCTCAACAGGAGAACGTGTAGTTGCCTTTGCAGCTGTGGAAGGGATCTTCTTTTCTGGCTCTTTTGCATCAATTTTTTGGCTGAAGAAAAGAGGATTAATGCCTGGACTCACTTTTTCTAATGAACTCATCAGTAGAGATGAGGTATGAATCAAATTCTAGCAGTTAAGATGGTAATGTGCCACAGTAGTTCAAGGTAATGACACTCAATTGGAgcctatattttaaaataggagTATATTTAGAAACAGGCAGACTATAAAGCTCACTTAAGTGTGTAAACATGTGTCACTGTGGATCTTGCAGAAGCATATGAATGAACTTAGCATTTTACTTCCTCTAAAGTAGTTGGAGGGTTCTCACCAAtgctcacagctgctgtgcctcacGCTGGCAGAGCTTGATCGTGATGCCTTCTGTTGAGGCAGAAAGTTGTCTGTAGGAAAGAGTAACATGGGAAAGGTGATGCCACTTACTCTGTGCTCTCTTAAATCAGTGTTCCTGAAATAATGTTCTGAAACTTCTTTCCAGGGTTTGCACTGTGATTTTGCCTGCCTCATGTTCAAGCACTTGATACATAAACCATCAGAGGAAAGAGTAAAGGAAATCATCATGAATGCTGTTCTCATAGAACAGGTAACTGTCTGCCTCTTGTTTATGAGCTTCATTGCAATCAAACAAAGCTGGGGAGCTGTTGGGCATAAAACTAACCTAGATGATAGAGTGAATGCCAGTTTCTGTACATAAAATGCTTGTTATCTGCAGGAATTCTTGACGGAGGCACTGCCTGTAAAGCTGATTGGCATGAACTGCACTTTAATGAAACAGTACATCGAGTTTGTGGCAGACCGGCTTATGTTGGAGCTGGGATTTAACAAGGTGAGGCTCTGATACACTGAATGTTTCATGGGGAAAAGATAATGttaatttccttcagaaatccAAATCCTAAATTGGCTGCAGCAATATTGTTTTAACTTGTAAAATGATTTAGCAGTTCTGCTATACTGTTTGCAGACTCACAgaacaaagagcaaaaggaTGCTATGAAAAAAGTTGTATTAGTAGTTGtgcttcttcagctgctttACTGCAGCTGAAAGAAGACAGGAATAGAGAAGGCTTGGGGCAGAGATTCTTGTTCACTAAATAGTAAGCCTGCTGATGCTGCCATTAGGCTCCTTCCAACTGATATCTAAAGCTCTTGCATACTCAATGGGAGCACCTGTGGTGACTACAGAATTGCCTCTGTGTTTCAGATCTACAAAGCAGAGAATCCTTTTGACTTCATGGAAAACATCTCTCTGGAAGGAAAGACGAATTTCTTTGAGAAGCGAGTAGGTGAATATCAGAGGATGGGAGTCATGTCGAAGCCCACAGACAACTCTTTCACCCTGGATGCGGAATTTTAAGTGACCTGGAACCATGTGCATTAATGTGCATCCTGCCCTGCTTACAGGGAACACTCAGTGTGCTGAGTCACAGTGTGACTTGAATCCTGTACTGAAATCCCACTCTTGTAAAGTGTGGTGATACTGGTATACTTTAGAAGGCTGCTGTAGCTCCAGCAGTAAAACCCCTTTTAATTAGATTTTACCAATGGTGTTAATGCATAGGATGCTCAGGTGTATCTTACAGCACATGCTGCAAGGTGGGAGGTTGTGGGCACTGACCCCTGGCTTCTGCTGTTCTCACCATAAGCAGAGGAACAGTTAGAAAATTCCAGTTGTAAATTTGTTGAATAGTCCGTAGAAAACTCTGGAGGCAACTACATTATGACCTCACTGCTTTTTTAGCAGGTTTTAAGTTTAccatttttactattttaatagTTTGTACATAAACCTGGCactttaatgtttaaaataaacaactgTCTTGTAATATTCAACAACAGTAAAATGCATGTCAAAATCTTTTGCAGTCTAACCTTTTATGACTTGTGCTTCTTTTTGGATATGTAATTTAAAATGGTGCTATGAATTAAACTATTCATCTTAAAATATATCAAGGAACAGGAAGAAACTTGGTATGAAAGATGAAGAACTAAATTGGATATTCTGGGTACGGAAAAACAAGATGCAGCTGACTTGTGGACTTgattgctttttctttactaCCTGGGAACAGTATTTCATGTAATAAAGAGCTGGTTGGACTCAGTGTTGTATTGGCGTCAGTGTTCAATGGACAAAGTTGTGTGCTGATTTCCTTTTGAATTACAGCTTTTCTGAGGAAATGCAAGGTCTTCAAGAAATAGCTGCTTAGTCGTGTGGTTGATAGATATCAAGTGAAATTCTTGTGCTTAGCTCTGACTTACAGACTGCACTAAACAGATGATATGCAGGGCAAATTCAGCTAATTCAGGCTGGTGCAGTATTCTGAGCTTTTCATCATGCCAGTTAAGTCCTGAGTTTCAATACTTAAAAGTAACAAAAACAACGTATACACCACGGTTATTCCACACAAATAGAGGAGTAAAA
This window harbors:
- the RRM2 gene encoding ribonucleoside-diphosphate reductase subunit M2; this encodes MLSARAPLAARHDQPQVSPKKSQSPMKSLSPMKGLALSNKENTPPTLSSARVLASKTARKIFQEGDGNRVPRGVEEEEPLLRENPRRFVIFPIQYHDIWQMYKKAEASFWTAEEVDLSKDLQHWESLKPEEKYFISHVLAFFAASDGIVNENLVERFSQEVQITEARCFYGFQIAMENIHSEMYSLLIDTYIKDSKEREFLFNAIETLPCVKKKADWAMCWIGDKKATYGERVVAFAAVEGIFFSGSFASIFWLKKRGLMPGLTFSNELISRDEGLHCDFACLMFKHLIHKPSEERVKEIIMNAVLIEQEFLTEALPVKLIGMNCTLMKQYIEFVADRLMLELGFNKIYKAENPFDFMENISLEGKTNFFEKRVGEYQRMGVMSKPTDNSFTLDAEF